One Prevotella intermedia ATCC 25611 = DSM 20706 DNA window includes the following coding sequences:
- a CDS encoding helix-turn-helix transcriptional regulator: MEDINRIKVVLVEKKRTNKWLAEQMGVKPSTVSKWCTNTSQPDVTSLLKIADLLEVDIKELLVREYKQYLPSQETN, translated from the coding sequence ATGGAAGATATAAATCGTATTAAAGTCGTATTGGTAGAGAAGAAGCGTACTAACAAATGGCTTGCAGAGCAAATGGGTGTCAAGCCCTCCACCGTTTCTAAATGGTGTACAAACACTTCTCAGCCAGATGTTACAAGTCTACTAAAGATTGCAGACTTATTGGAAGTAGACATAAAAGAACTACTTGTAAGAGAGTATAAACAATACCTGCCTTCACAGGAAACAAACTAA
- a CDS encoding DNA cytosine methyltransferase, which yields MRYGIDIFSGAGGLSLGAEMAGIKISTAIEINPHAAKTFLQNHKGAKVLQGDIQEIEPQTLHNGKKPVFVIMGGPPCQGFSLSNTRTRNMDNKKNFLFLEFVRFVKELRPEWFVLENVWGITNINEGKTQTMIEDYFRTIEGYDNISSSILWASDYGVPQNRNRFFMVGNRLGIDFKFPEKHTARVTVDEAISDLPSLQNGEMLDEAAYTLSSEDASDYELLMRQGSDKARQNYVSRNNDLVIERYKYIGQGQNWRAIPDHLMQNYADKGRCHSGIYKRLRADQPSVVISNYRKSMLIHPYEDRGISVREAARLQSFPDTFIFEGPLMHIQQQIGNAVPPLLAKAVFQQIIKQTKEHEQR from the coding sequence ATGCGATATGGAATAGACATATTTTCTGGTGCTGGAGGTTTGAGCCTTGGAGCGGAGATGGCAGGAATAAAAATTAGTACCGCCATTGAAATTAATCCTCATGCAGCTAAGACTTTCTTGCAGAACCATAAAGGAGCGAAAGTGTTGCAAGGCGACATACAAGAGATAGAGCCGCAGACATTGCATAATGGCAAGAAACCAGTTTTTGTCATTATGGGTGGGCCACCTTGTCAAGGATTCTCATTATCCAATACAAGGACGAGAAATATGGACAACAAGAAGAACTTCCTTTTTCTGGAGTTTGTCCGTTTTGTGAAAGAGTTGAGACCCGAATGGTTTGTATTGGAGAATGTTTGGGGAATAACAAATATCAACGAAGGTAAAACCCAGACGATGATTGAGGATTATTTTCGGACCATCGAAGGCTACGACAATATTTCTTCATCCATTCTTTGGGCTTCCGACTATGGTGTTCCCCAAAACAGGAATCGATTCTTCATGGTGGGTAACAGGCTTGGCATTGACTTCAAATTCCCTGAGAAACATACCGCAAGAGTTACAGTAGACGAGGCCATCAGCGACCTCCCTTCCTTGCAGAATGGAGAGATGCTTGACGAAGCAGCATATACCCTATCGTCAGAAGATGCGAGCGATTATGAACTGTTAATGCGACAAGGATCAGACAAGGCGCGTCAAAACTATGTATCGAGAAATAACGATTTAGTTATTGAGCGCTACAAGTACATTGGGCAAGGCCAAAATTGGCGAGCCATTCCAGACCACCTTATGCAGAACTATGCAGACAAAGGTCGATGCCATAGTGGAATCTACAAGCGTCTGAGGGCAGACCAGCCTTCGGTTGTAATCTCAAATTACAGGAAGAGTATGCTCATACATCCTTATGAAGATAGGGGAATCTCGGTGAGAGAGGCTGCAAGGCTTCAGAGTTTCCCAGACACCTTCATCTTTGAAGGTCCGCTTATGCACATCCAACAACAAATAGGCAATGCTGTCCCTCCCCTGTTGGCTAAAGCTGTTTTTCAACAAATCATCAAACAAACCAAAGAACATGAGCAAAGATAG
- a CDS encoding ATP-binding protein has protein sequence MSKDRRHIPKASTLMGSLRSMGYSFESAVADVVDNSISAHAQNVRILFPTNPMDELALGIIDDGDGMTADVLFEAMRYGCLSAEEERTEEDLGRFGMGMKSASLSQCRCLTVVSYEDKTLNGFTWDYNHILETQDWMIKELENKEIDALPYIAKLKEQKKGTIVIWQDFDVLSNSSGGQVYSTLVDLRSTLENTLALIYHRYLSGIGTSRIHIFINQLDIKPLDPFLKQHPKTTVKKEIELDIMDSLGIERMIKIRPFILPFATELKEKDKQLIGGIENLRAKQGFYIYRNKRLIIWGTWFGMKQRAELTKNARIRVDIPNSLDDIWSIDIKKQQASIPKQILHRLKKAVEDALEFSVRQQTYRGRTEKVNDSIDYIWDRKRGRNNTFFYQINRESRFFQFVRDKMSDKDYGYLEMLLNEIENNLPIQQLYIDKSNESISAPEETDERLDDVYQMAVTLATTMMNIRSDGWEAIVKDLMNSEPWCKYPSIKEKLLKEKTQ, from the coding sequence ATGAGCAAAGATAGAAGGCACATACCGAAGGCTTCGACTTTGATGGGGTCTCTTCGCTCTATGGGCTACTCATTTGAGTCTGCTGTAGCAGATGTTGTTGATAATAGCATCAGCGCACATGCACAGAATGTCCGCATATTGTTCCCAACCAATCCTATGGATGAATTGGCTCTTGGCATTATTGATGATGGAGACGGGATGACTGCTGATGTTCTATTTGAGGCGATGCGCTATGGCTGCTTGTCAGCAGAGGAAGAACGCACAGAAGAAGACTTGGGGCGTTTTGGAATGGGAATGAAGTCGGCTTCGCTGTCTCAATGTCGTTGTCTGACTGTGGTGAGCTACGAAGACAAGACTCTGAATGGCTTCACTTGGGACTACAATCATATTCTTGAAACCCAGGATTGGATGATAAAAGAGTTGGAAAACAAAGAAATCGATGCGCTACCCTATATTGCAAAACTAAAGGAACAAAAGAAAGGTACAATCGTTATCTGGCAAGACTTCGATGTGTTGTCCAATTCAAGTGGAGGACAAGTCTATTCCACATTGGTCGATTTACGTTCCACATTGGAAAATACTCTTGCTTTGATTTACCATCGTTATCTGTCGGGTATCGGAACTTCACGAATTCATATCTTTATCAATCAGCTTGATATAAAGCCATTAGACCCATTCCTTAAACAGCATCCAAAGACTACTGTCAAAAAAGAAATCGAGTTGGATATAATGGACAGCTTAGGAATTGAAAGGATGATAAAAATACGTCCGTTTATCCTGCCTTTTGCAACAGAGTTGAAAGAGAAGGACAAACAACTCATCGGTGGTATTGAGAACCTTCGAGCTAAGCAAGGATTTTACATATATCGTAACAAAAGATTGATTATTTGGGGTACATGGTTTGGGATGAAGCAGCGTGCGGAATTAACTAAGAATGCTCGTATTCGTGTTGACATCCCCAATTCGCTCGATGATATTTGGTCTATCGACATAAAAAAACAACAAGCTTCTATCCCAAAACAAATACTTCATAGATTAAAAAAAGCAGTGGAGGATGCGCTTGAATTCTCTGTCCGTCAACAGACATATCGAGGAAGAACAGAAAAAGTAAATGATAGTATTGATTATATTTGGGATAGGAAAAGAGGCAGAAATAACACATTCTTCTACCAGATAAATCGTGAAAGCAGGTTTTTTCAGTTCGTTCGCGATAAAATGAGTGATAAAGATTATGGATATTTGGAGATGCTTCTTAACGAGATTGAAAACAACTTGCCTATCCAGCAGTTGTATATAGACAAGAGCAACGAATCTATTTCTGCACCGGAAGAGACCGATGAACGACTGGATGATGTGTATCAGATGGCTGTGACATTAGCGACTACCATGATGAACATCCGTTCAGACGGGTGGGAAGCAATAGTCAAAGACCTAATGAATTCTGAACCTTGGTGTAAATATCCTTCTATAAAAGAGAAATTACTCAAAGAAAAAACTCAGTAA
- a CDS encoding Z1 domain-containing protein, with the protein MTESQYIDLRQLTKTLINLSVSQGKELKPDDIDTYINQAVMLSKLDCEEATKTRLYIDMEYEYKIVHNKGQAIFNDYDEKREWYSYLEIQDNFFWSRYKDYLINHSSISRISINLLEDVTLPGIMNCLGNPNDALDVPRLRRGLIIGDVQSGKTATYTGLVCKAVDAGYKVVILLTGITENLRRQTQERIDEGIVGITMKKEGKVEKYPRVGVGLDNKQIRATSVTSTLNDFVGNCNKITMSLASNSLVLFVIKKNVSVLQRLFNWLREQNIDPVKGYVDVPMLLIDDEADNASVNTRKDETDPTRTNKLIRQICNLFMNSTYVGFTATPFANVFIDPDSVDSMQHADLFPEHFIYALEAPSNYVGADKIFYPEGAYYRNLRYITDITEPDYASEEYKDLAQNNPEVLNSGAFYYKHKKEWDGILPDSLREAILCFCLSNVVRDLRGQSKEPRSMLVNMSRFIHVQKVITEQIAEWFEELFNDIRINFNDDSRKNLHLPLYVELNSIWEKHFSQVNDVTFERVSQKASLLTALEKIEVKMVNGSKQSASLNYKENPSLRVIAVGGLALSRGLTLEGLMVSYFYRNTATFDVLMQMGRWFGYRRGYEDLFQIWTSHTSALWYAEVAKASTELKNDIREMFDQQLTPKDFGIKVRDNCDELQITASNKMRTATSKDMMYSFYGNIYDTPYITSKIEHNKINTQRVQELASYLLAQSYPLRFTDYRKSGKDVKDTSDGSSRYFADVPKDVVINFLRSIKYSMANPRFDANNIISFLEDEDTEGVDLWDIVFESGKSTTHYDVEGLRQVKCMERSICSTTRNIIQISTRRRVMTGSMEGRFALSQEDIERAENAQRSQWEKDGENSQGRDIPVKAYFRFLPKRKPMLVIMFIKPKEADSEEEDMLCKYREALGEDCIVAFAVGCPGVRDEGKAIKYQVNKIFQQLNIEGEEPEEEDDDE; encoded by the coding sequence ATGACAGAAAGCCAATATATAGACCTAAGACAGTTGACAAAAACCCTTATCAACCTGTCTGTATCACAGGGTAAAGAACTTAAGCCTGACGATATAGACACCTATATCAATCAGGCTGTCATGCTATCCAAACTAGATTGTGAAGAAGCCACAAAGACACGTCTTTACATTGATATGGAATATGAATATAAGATTGTCCACAACAAAGGGCAAGCGATATTCAACGATTATGATGAAAAGCGTGAGTGGTACTCCTATTTGGAGATACAGGACAACTTCTTCTGGTCGAGATACAAGGATTATCTCATCAACCATTCTTCTATCAGCCGTATTAGCATCAACTTACTTGAAGATGTGACATTGCCAGGCATTATGAATTGTCTCGGCAATCCCAATGATGCTCTGGACGTCCCCCGTCTCCGTCGTGGACTTATCATCGGTGATGTGCAATCAGGCAAGACAGCAACTTATACAGGTTTGGTTTGTAAGGCAGTTGATGCAGGTTATAAGGTGGTTATTCTGCTTACAGGCATCACAGAAAACCTACGTAGACAGACGCAGGAGCGTATTGATGAGGGCATCGTAGGCATAACCATGAAGAAAGAAGGCAAAGTTGAGAAATACCCACGAGTCGGTGTGGGCTTAGACAACAAACAAATCAGGGCTACATCTGTTACGTCAACGCTTAACGATTTCGTTGGCAACTGCAACAAAATTACAATGTCATTGGCCAGCAACTCCTTGGTACTGTTTGTCATAAAGAAAAACGTTTCGGTACTTCAGAGACTTTTCAATTGGCTCAGAGAACAAAATATCGATCCCGTAAAAGGATATGTGGATGTACCAATGCTTCTTATTGACGATGAAGCAGACAACGCATCTGTGAATACTCGCAAGGATGAGACCGACCCTACCCGCACTAACAAGCTCATCCGGCAAATTTGTAATCTCTTCATGAATTCCACATACGTAGGATTTACTGCCACACCATTTGCGAATGTGTTCATTGATCCTGACTCTGTAGACTCCATGCAACATGCGGACCTCTTTCCAGAGCACTTCATTTATGCATTAGAGGCTCCGTCCAACTATGTGGGGGCAGATAAGATATTTTATCCAGAAGGAGCCTATTACCGTAATCTGCGCTATATTACGGATATCACAGAACCAGATTATGCCTCAGAGGAGTATAAAGACCTAGCTCAAAATAATCCAGAAGTGCTCAATTCTGGAGCATTCTACTATAAACACAAAAAAGAATGGGATGGTATTTTGCCAGACTCCCTGCGTGAAGCTATTCTGTGTTTTTGTCTATCAAATGTCGTCCGTGATTTACGAGGGCAAAGTAAAGAACCCAGAAGTATGCTGGTAAACATGTCCCGTTTTATTCACGTTCAAAAAGTAATAACAGAGCAAATCGCTGAATGGTTTGAAGAATTATTCAACGATATTCGTATTAATTTTAACGACGATTCAAGAAAGAATCTCCACTTACCATTATATGTAGAATTGAACTCTATTTGGGAAAAGCATTTCAGTCAAGTCAATGACGTGACATTTGAACGTGTCTCACAGAAAGCATCTCTATTGACAGCATTGGAAAAGATAGAGGTTAAAATGGTAAACGGCTCTAAGCAAAGTGCATCGCTCAATTACAAAGAGAATCCATCACTACGAGTGATTGCAGTGGGTGGTCTTGCTCTTTCACGCGGATTGACACTTGAAGGACTGATGGTGAGCTACTTCTATCGGAATACTGCGACTTTTGATGTTCTGATGCAGATGGGACGTTGGTTTGGTTACAGACGAGGTTATGAAGACCTCTTCCAAATATGGACGAGCCACACAAGCGCCTTGTGGTATGCCGAAGTTGCAAAAGCTTCAACAGAACTGAAAAACGACATCCGTGAGATGTTTGACCAGCAACTAACCCCAAAGGATTTTGGTATTAAAGTTCGTGATAACTGTGATGAGTTGCAAATCACAGCTTCAAACAAAATGAGGACTGCTACCAGCAAAGATATGATGTATTCTTTCTATGGTAATATCTATGATACGCCATACATCACTTCAAAGATAGAGCACAACAAGATAAACACGCAAAGGGTTCAAGAACTTGCTTCCTACCTTCTTGCACAAAGTTATCCACTCAGATTTACTGATTACAGGAAATCCGGCAAGGATGTAAAAGACACTTCCGATGGTAGCTCCCGATACTTTGCTGATGTTCCTAAAGATGTTGTTATTAATTTTTTGCGCAGCATTAAATATTCAATGGCAAATCCTCGCTTTGATGCAAATAACATCATCAGTTTCTTGGAAGATGAGGATACGGAAGGTGTTGATTTGTGGGATATTGTGTTTGAAAGTGGTAAATCAACAACACATTACGATGTGGAAGGGCTTCGGCAGGTAAAATGTATGGAGCGTTCTATCTGCAGCACCACGCGCAACATCATACAAATTAGTACGCGTCGTCGTGTAATGACAGGAAGTATGGAGGGACGTTTTGCTCTGTCACAAGAAGATATTGAAAGAGCAGAAAATGCTCAGCGCAGTCAATGGGAAAAAGATGGCGAGAACAGTCAAGGTAGAGATATTCCTGTTAAGGCCTATTTCAGATTTCTTCCCAAGCGGAAGCCCATGCTGGTAATTATGTTTATCAAACCTAAAGAGGCTGACAGCGAAGAAGAAGATATGTTATGTAAATACAGAGAAGCACTTGGCGAAGACTGTATCGTAGCTTTTGCGGTAGGTTGCCCGGGAGTTCGAGATGAGGGCAAAGCCATAAAATACCAAGTCAACAAGATATTCCAACAACTGAACATAGAGGGTGAAGAACCCGAAGAGGAGGATGACGATGAATAA
- a CDS encoding PD-(D/E)XK motif protein: MNNNEIYKIFKEDFPSRHFIRFGDNRHLSLYIGRDDDARYAFDFRGKYKPVRISSSDVIFVEQYKEGNMLTLRFSLENNNLLEYFCTFCQDLLDSVRATNDDETAYHTLRSRYYSWRQLFRPDNVHMTETEMMGLIGELLFLRDYMIPNRGIDRALDSWMGPEKTHKDFSDQQDWFEVKSISFGKESVRISSIEQLDSDIDGTLVVFELEKMSPSFDGIRINELVNSIIALLVNAHQRETFMAKLQLFGFDFSNENDYLVFALKNMYKYKVDTQNFPRLHRSLLPNAITRAQYELLLTKIEPFKLN, encoded by the coding sequence ATGAATAATAACGAAATTTATAAAATATTCAAGGAGGATTTCCCCAGTCGCCACTTTATAAGATTTGGTGATAACCGCCACCTGAGTCTATACATAGGACGTGATGACGACGCACGATATGCCTTTGATTTCAGAGGGAAATACAAACCTGTCAGAATCTCTAGTTCTGATGTGATTTTTGTCGAACAGTATAAAGAAGGAAACATGCTGACTCTGCGTTTCTCACTTGAAAACAATAACCTGCTAGAGTATTTCTGCACCTTCTGTCAAGATCTTTTGGATTCAGTTCGAGCGACGAACGATGATGAAACGGCATATCATACTCTGCGGTCACGTTACTATTCATGGAGGCAACTGTTCCGACCCGACAATGTCCACATGACGGAAACTGAGATGATGGGCTTGATAGGCGAGCTTCTTTTTTTGAGAGACTACATGATACCTAATAGAGGAATTGACAGAGCTCTTGATAGCTGGATGGGGCCAGAGAAAACGCATAAAGATTTTTCAGACCAACAAGACTGGTTTGAAGTGAAAAGCATCAGTTTCGGCAAAGAAAGTGTTCGCATTTCTTCCATTGAGCAACTTGACAGTGACATAGATGGCACATTGGTTGTTTTTGAACTGGAGAAAATGAGTCCATCTTTTGATGGTATTAGGATAAACGAACTTGTCAATAGTATTATAGCTTTGTTGGTGAATGCTCATCAGCGGGAAACCTTTATGGCAAAGCTACAACTATTTGGATTTGATTTCTCTAACGAAAATGACTATTTGGTATTTGCTTTGAAGAATATGTACAAATACAAGGTCGACACCCAAAACTTCCCTCGTTTGCATCGATCTTTGCTGCCCAATGCTATTACACGTGCTCAATATGAGTTGCTTTTAACAAAAATAGAACCATTTAAACTCAACTGA
- a CDS encoding AIPR family protein, which yields MEIEEYRKQFIDEIRNDASLEGSDPESYFIERVLTDLEDIGELSDPIPMSIEIRNTRRQILAFDGYSYDEADGALVLIASEFTNQRDSAPTLTNTRIEELLSYMQRFIEEAINGNIRNFCDDSDPAVNIASEFKKKIGKGMTATEILRFKFIIISNYTLSKQVKNLKRPDFLGRPVELNVWTLERFFQTFVSNSSEILEIETKDYNCDGIPCLKADLGNLSNYDAYLGIIPGEFLAKIYYDYGSRLLQGNVRAFLSFRGNVNKGIRSTIMKHPENFFTYNNGIAIVARSVRFSVDGSKITYFKDLQIINGGQTTAALASAIIKNEAPKGMNNLFVPMKLTVLNVEDDMSEEQVQNYNELTKTISECANSQNAVKPADFFSNHPFHVKMEQLSRKLMAPPIGGNPYQTVWFYERSRGKWEQEQMKLTAHQRDLFKQKNPKDQMITKEKLAKCYNAILMHPDQVCKSSADNFKIFAPFIDGIYENDRDSINDEFFKKCVCSIIIFDKLDKLISKEEWYPKGGNKAQITPYTISKLMTLLPKDSDIDWASIWNKQTLYPALATELLRLAYFTHCYLEKKADGGLVRSLSRLVGTWNDFKAVEFTLSDAFVSSLISKEEIKATEQAAKRAHKFNSKIDASVEIFKLGAPYWIGVYNALTKEELLSYGDCDFIRSIASYIGRGSLPSLAQCRRLLKIVEKAEEKGYIMP from the coding sequence ATGGAAATCGAAGAATATCGCAAACAGTTTATCGATGAGATAAGAAATGATGCTAGTCTGGAAGGTTCTGATCCAGAAAGCTACTTCATCGAGCGTGTCCTTACAGATCTTGAAGATATTGGGGAACTAAGCGATCCTATTCCTATGTCGATTGAAATTAGGAATACAAGAAGGCAGATTCTAGCCTTTGATGGATATTCATATGATGAAGCAGATGGAGCTTTAGTTCTTATTGCTAGTGAATTTACTAATCAGCGCGATAGCGCTCCAACTCTGACTAACACACGGATTGAGGAATTGCTATCGTATATGCAGAGATTCATAGAAGAAGCCATCAATGGAAACATTCGCAATTTCTGTGATGATTCCGACCCAGCTGTAAACATTGCCAGCGAGTTTAAGAAAAAGATAGGCAAGGGAATGACGGCAACCGAAATCTTGCGTTTCAAGTTTATCATCATATCAAACTATACTCTGAGTAAACAGGTTAAGAACCTAAAACGTCCAGACTTCTTGGGAAGACCTGTGGAATTAAACGTTTGGACATTAGAGCGATTCTTCCAGACATTTGTCTCTAACTCCAGTGAAATTCTTGAGATTGAGACAAAAGACTATAACTGTGATGGTATTCCATGTTTGAAAGCTGATTTGGGTAATCTTAGTAATTATGATGCATACCTAGGAATTATTCCTGGAGAATTCCTTGCTAAAATATATTATGACTACGGAAGCAGATTACTTCAAGGCAATGTTCGTGCTTTCCTGAGTTTTAGAGGTAATGTTAATAAGGGCATACGAAGTACCATTATGAAGCACCCCGAGAACTTCTTTACCTACAACAATGGTATAGCTATTGTTGCCCGTTCAGTAAGGTTTTCTGTAGATGGTTCTAAAATAACTTATTTCAAGGATTTGCAAATAATCAACGGAGGACAAACTACTGCAGCCTTGGCGAGTGCTATCATCAAAAATGAAGCACCGAAGGGCATGAATAATTTGTTCGTACCTATGAAGTTGACAGTGCTGAATGTTGAAGATGACATGTCAGAAGAACAGGTGCAGAATTACAACGAACTGACCAAGACCATTTCAGAATGTGCTAACAGTCAAAATGCAGTTAAACCTGCCGACTTTTTCTCTAACCATCCTTTCCACGTAAAGATGGAGCAATTATCACGCAAGCTTATGGCTCCACCAATAGGTGGCAATCCTTATCAAACAGTCTGGTTCTATGAGCGTTCTCGTGGTAAGTGGGAGCAGGAACAGATGAAGCTGACTGCGCATCAAAGAGACCTATTTAAGCAGAAGAATCCCAAAGACCAGATGATAACAAAAGAGAAACTGGCGAAATGTTACAATGCTATTCTCATGCATCCTGACCAAGTTTGTAAGAGTTCTGCTGACAACTTCAAAATCTTTGCTCCTTTTATTGATGGCATATACGAAAACGACCGAGACAGCATCAACGATGAATTTTTCAAGAAATGCGTATGTTCGATCATCATTTTCGACAAGCTTGACAAACTCATTAGCAAAGAAGAGTGGTATCCTAAAGGCGGTAACAAAGCGCAGATTACGCCATATACTATTTCCAAACTGATGACTCTTCTGCCCAAAGATTCTGATATTGATTGGGCGAGTATTTGGAATAAGCAAACTCTATATCCAGCTTTAGCAACCGAACTTCTTCGTCTGGCATACTTTACACACTGCTATTTAGAAAAGAAAGCAGATGGTGGACTTGTGCGTAGCTTATCTCGCCTTGTTGGAACATGGAATGATTTCAAAGCTGTAGAGTTTACGCTATCAGATGCCTTCGTCAGCTCGTTAATTTCGAAAGAAGAAATAAAGGCAACGGAACAGGCAGCCAAACGAGCTCACAAATTTAACTCCAAGATTGACGCCTCTGTTGAGATATTCAAGCTTGGTGCCCCATATTGGATTGGAGTCTATAATGCATTAACAAAAGAAGAACTTCTTTCTTACGGTGATTGTGATTTCATTAGGAGTATAGCATCTTATATTGGTAGAGGCTCTCTGCCAAGTCTTGCTCAATGTCGCAGACTCTTGAAAATAGTTGAGAAGGCAGAAGAAAAGGGATATATTATGCCATAG
- a CDS encoding helix-turn-helix domain-containing protein: MALTIEELKTLIQSDEHRQLELKKTTGELKDGMHTACAFLNTEGGWLLFGVAPTSLKILGQQVTDNTQREIAQALSYMEPQVDVRVEYIDVPERPGHKVIAMHFEGWAWGMVPYTYHGCPYYKVESTTKEMPRDMYEERLRRSKPDLFAWERQPSEFTDISSLDEKLIRGVVRLGVERGRLSDLALTEPVEDVLGKWKLTIGNKPLNAATALFTRDTGMYTQFTMRLARFRGTDKNEFIDNQRVEGNIFVLLNEAMNFSANT; the protein is encoded by the coding sequence ATGGCACTTACAATAGAGGAATTAAAAACGCTGATACAGAGTGACGAACATCGTCAGCTGGAACTGAAGAAGACAACAGGTGAGCTGAAGGATGGCATGCATACGGCTTGCGCCTTCTTGAATACCGAAGGTGGCTGGCTCCTCTTTGGCGTTGCTCCAACATCATTGAAGATTCTGGGGCAGCAAGTCACAGACAATACTCAAAGGGAGATTGCACAGGCACTGAGTTACATGGAACCGCAGGTTGATGTACGGGTAGAGTATATTGACGTTCCCGAAAGACCAGGTCATAAGGTGATTGCCATGCACTTTGAAGGATGGGCATGGGGTATGGTGCCTTATACTTATCACGGTTGTCCTTACTATAAAGTGGAGAGTACAACGAAAGAGATGCCGCGTGACATGTATGAAGAGCGGTTACGCAGGAGTAAACCTGATTTGTTTGCTTGGGAACGGCAACCATCGGAATTTACTGACATCAGTTCTCTGGATGAGAAACTGATACGTGGCGTTGTACGTCTTGGTGTTGAGAGGGGAAGGTTGTCTGATCTGGCTCTAACCGAACCCGTAGAGGATGTATTGGGAAAATGGAAGTTGACTATAGGCAACAAGCCTCTGAATGCAGCTACAGCACTCTTCACAAGAGATACAGGAATGTACACGCAGTTCACCATGCGCCTAGCCCGTTTTCGGGGAACAGACAAGAATGAGTTTATAGATAATCAGCGAGTGGAGGGCAATATCTTCGTATTACTCAATGAGGCTATGAATTTTTCCGCAAACACTTGA
- a CDS encoding ATP-binding protein encodes MHGKIVGLVRDEYLEVPAEALREVVLNALCHRQYERYNLTIGIAIYDDRIEIENPGILPPQITPENILQPHISYPYNPLIANVLYSTTYIENWGAGVKRIMEACQKRGIPSPTWTINGGFVVVTFMRPAKGITQDGTQEDNLDKWIENQIRQNPQITTEELAKMSKKGLRTVKRHIAKMPHIRYVGSGYSGHWEVLDKE; translated from the coding sequence ATGCATGGGAAGATTGTCGGACTAGTTCGTGATGAATATCTGGAAGTTCCAGCAGAAGCTCTGCGTGAAGTGGTTCTGAATGCACTTTGCCACCGTCAGTACGAACGATATAATCTGACTATAGGCATCGCCATCTACGATGACCGCATTGAGATTGAGAATCCTGGCATTTTGCCGCCTCAGATTACACCAGAGAATATCCTTCAGCCTCATATCTCTTATCCATACAATCCGCTTATAGCTAATGTGCTGTATAGTACAACCTATATTGAGAACTGGGGAGCGGGTGTGAAACGCATCATGGAGGCTTGCCAAAAGAGGGGCATTCCATCACCTACATGGACTATCAATGGCGGTTTTGTTGTGGTGACATTCATGAGACCAGCAAAGGGCATTACTCAAGATGGCACTCAAGAAGACAATCTTGATAAATGGATTGAAAATCAAATTAGACAGAATCCTCAAATTACAACAGAGGAACTGGCTAAAATGAGTAAAAAAGGTCTGAGAACTGTCAAGCGCCATATAGCTAAAATGCCTCACATTCGTTATGTAGGTAGTGGTTATAGTGGTCATTGGGAGGTACTTGACAAAGAATAG
- a CDS encoding plasmid mobilization protein gives MKKKHITKKPPTKVHAFRCTDEVWLQLKTLAKECGISLNRYLTETGLKHHPRQRLSKEEVDALNSLVYARTDLIKIANVLSKMTDEEKLKLFKTEKFMTWWIKSVAELIQHWYSIEENISSSL, from the coding sequence ATGAAGAAGAAACATATTACCAAGAAACCGCCAACCAAGGTACACGCTTTCAGGTGTACTGATGAAGTCTGGTTGCAACTCAAAACACTTGCCAAGGAATGTGGCATAAGCCTGAATCGCTATCTGACCGAAACAGGATTGAAGCATCATCCACGACAGCGGCTCTCCAAGGAAGAGGTCGATGCCCTTAATTCCCTTGTCTATGCGAGAACTGACCTGATAAAAATAGCCAACGTCCTTTCCAAGATGACGGATGAGGAAAAGTTGAAACTATTCAAGACGGAGAAGTTCATGACATGGTGGATTAAGTCTGTTGCAGAACTCATCCAACATTGGTATAGCATCGAAGAGAATATCTCATCATCTCTATAG